The Pygocentrus nattereri isolate fPygNat1 chromosome 1, fPygNat1.pri, whole genome shotgun sequence genome window below encodes:
- the LOC108433480 gene encoding beta-1,4-mannosyl-glycoprotein 4-beta-N-acetylglucosaminyltransferase-like isoform X1 — MGRTSMCRMKIKKHKLFLFFSVGLCVVSFLYCYKTLHQEFLLRDLSHHKSSLKSLVILSGFLWGDPLSNNSFLFNTNNRKDVEKAMRQKNYDEKKQPVADFVMPDPTGPHGELHKRTFSLQDDHTPHFIHTEMGALCFRDGTDMASSKGKPSYTKDNEDQKLKHKKNSTVVEHTLKPGRNVSECVCRQGWHGPNCGVPTVIQHSNLHTKSHLKLRKVPRRIINAININHEFDLLHVRFHELADAVDLFLVCESNFTAYGDSKPLTFLQLLLNGTFDYIKHKILYIFLDHFPKGGRANGWIVDDYLRTFLTKNGLSRIQGLRPDDVFVLNDADEIPVKEGILFLKLYDGWTEPFGIHMRKSLYGFYWRQMGTLDVISGCTMAMLVSVYKGDGILLRRREYFSMPGFRQYEKTSGHVLIPWSIGSPVHYGGWHCSWCFKPEGIYYKLVSAQNGDFPRWGDFVEKRKLSYIRELIRTGGWFDGSTPHYPPTNPSEHMFAPKYLLDNYEKYDYLLENPYAKG; from the exons gatgaAAATCAAGAAGCACAAGCtgtttctattcttttcagttGGGCTTTGTGTGGTCTCTTTCCTCTACTGCTATAAAACCCTCCACCAGGAGTTTCTTCTGCGGGACCTGTCCCACCACAAGTCGAGTCTGAAGTCCCTGGTCATCTTAAGTGGGTTCCTTTGGGGAGATCCGCTCTCCAAcaacagttttctttttaacaCTAACAACCGCAAAGATGTAGAAAAGGCAATGAGGCAAAAGAACTATGatgaaaag AAACAGCCAGTGGCAGATTTTGTAATGCCTGATCCTACTGGTCCACATGGGGAACTTCACAAACGAACGTTCAGTTTACAGGACGATCACACCCCACATTTCATCCACACAGAGATGGGAGCTCTGTGCTTCCGTGATGGGACAGACATGGCTTCAAGTAAAGGCAAACCAAGCTACACCAAGGACAATGAAGATCAAAAgttaaaacacaagaaaaatagCACAGTTGTAGAACACACGCTCAAGCCGGGTAGGAATGTTTCAGAGTGTGTTTGCCGCCAAGGTTGGCATGGCCCTAATTGTGGGGTACCCACCGTGATCCAACACTCAAACCTTCATACCAAGTCACACCTAAAGCTCAGGAAGGTTCCACGTAGAATCATCAATGCTATCAACATCAATCATGAATTTGACCTGCTGCATGTCCGGTTCCATGAACTCGCGGATGCTGTGGATCTCTTCCTGGTGTGTGAGTCAAACTTTACTGCCTATGGAGACTCCAAACCACTCACATTTCTGCAGCTTCTCCTTAATGGAACCTTCGACTACATCAAGCACAAAATTCTCTATATCTTCCTTGACCATTTCCCTAAGGGTGGACGAGCCAATGGCTGGATAGTGGATGACTATCTGCGCACTTTCTTGACAAAAAACGGACTGTCAAGGATTCAGGGTCTGAGGCCGGACGATGTGTTTGTTCTGAATGATGCGGATGAGATTCCTGTAAAAGAGGGGATTCTGTTCCTCAAGCTCTACGATGGCTGGACGGAACCATTTGGGATTCACATGCGGAAGTCCTTGTATGGATTTTACTGGAGACAAATGGGCACACTAGATGTGATATCAGGATGCACCATGGCCATGCTCGTTTCGGTCTACAAGGGGGATGGGATTCTGTTGAGACGGAGGGAATATTTTTCCATGCCAGGATTCAGGCAATACGAGAAAACCTCAGGACACGTGCTAATACCGTGGTCCATCGGAAGCCCGGTTCACTATGGTGGATGGCACTGTTCGTGGTGTTTCAAACCAGAAGGAATTTATTACAAACTGGTTTCAGCGCAAAATGGTGACTTCCCTCGCTGGGGAGACTTTGTGGAGAAGCGAAAACTCAGCTACATCCGGGAGCTAATACGAACTGGTGGCTGGTTTGATGGCTCGACACCACACTACCCTCCAACAAACCCCAGTGAGCACATGTTTGCTCCCAAGTATTTGCTGGACAATTATGAAAAGTATGACTACTTGCTGGAGAATCCATATGCAAAAGGGTGA
- the LOC108433480 gene encoding beta-1,4-mannosyl-glycoprotein 4-beta-N-acetylglucosaminyltransferase-like isoform X2, translating into MGRTSMCRMKIKKHKLFLFFSVGLCVVSFLYCYKTLHQEFLLRDLSHHKSSLKSLVILSGFLWGDPLSNNSFLFNTNNRKDVEKAMRQKNYDEKPVADFVMPDPTGPHGELHKRTFSLQDDHTPHFIHTEMGALCFRDGTDMASSKGKPSYTKDNEDQKLKHKKNSTVVEHTLKPGRNVSECVCRQGWHGPNCGVPTVIQHSNLHTKSHLKLRKVPRRIINAININHEFDLLHVRFHELADAVDLFLVCESNFTAYGDSKPLTFLQLLLNGTFDYIKHKILYIFLDHFPKGGRANGWIVDDYLRTFLTKNGLSRIQGLRPDDVFVLNDADEIPVKEGILFLKLYDGWTEPFGIHMRKSLYGFYWRQMGTLDVISGCTMAMLVSVYKGDGILLRRREYFSMPGFRQYEKTSGHVLIPWSIGSPVHYGGWHCSWCFKPEGIYYKLVSAQNGDFPRWGDFVEKRKLSYIRELIRTGGWFDGSTPHYPPTNPSEHMFAPKYLLDNYEKYDYLLENPYAKG; encoded by the exons gatgaAAATCAAGAAGCACAAGCtgtttctattcttttcagttGGGCTTTGTGTGGTCTCTTTCCTCTACTGCTATAAAACCCTCCACCAGGAGTTTCTTCTGCGGGACCTGTCCCACCACAAGTCGAGTCTGAAGTCCCTGGTCATCTTAAGTGGGTTCCTTTGGGGAGATCCGCTCTCCAAcaacagttttctttttaacaCTAACAACCGCAAAGATGTAGAAAAGGCAATGAGGCAAAAGAACTATGatgaaaag CCAGTGGCAGATTTTGTAATGCCTGATCCTACTGGTCCACATGGGGAACTTCACAAACGAACGTTCAGTTTACAGGACGATCACACCCCACATTTCATCCACACAGAGATGGGAGCTCTGTGCTTCCGTGATGGGACAGACATGGCTTCAAGTAAAGGCAAACCAAGCTACACCAAGGACAATGAAGATCAAAAgttaaaacacaagaaaaatagCACAGTTGTAGAACACACGCTCAAGCCGGGTAGGAATGTTTCAGAGTGTGTTTGCCGCCAAGGTTGGCATGGCCCTAATTGTGGGGTACCCACCGTGATCCAACACTCAAACCTTCATACCAAGTCACACCTAAAGCTCAGGAAGGTTCCACGTAGAATCATCAATGCTATCAACATCAATCATGAATTTGACCTGCTGCATGTCCGGTTCCATGAACTCGCGGATGCTGTGGATCTCTTCCTGGTGTGTGAGTCAAACTTTACTGCCTATGGAGACTCCAAACCACTCACATTTCTGCAGCTTCTCCTTAATGGAACCTTCGACTACATCAAGCACAAAATTCTCTATATCTTCCTTGACCATTTCCCTAAGGGTGGACGAGCCAATGGCTGGATAGTGGATGACTATCTGCGCACTTTCTTGACAAAAAACGGACTGTCAAGGATTCAGGGTCTGAGGCCGGACGATGTGTTTGTTCTGAATGATGCGGATGAGATTCCTGTAAAAGAGGGGATTCTGTTCCTCAAGCTCTACGATGGCTGGACGGAACCATTTGGGATTCACATGCGGAAGTCCTTGTATGGATTTTACTGGAGACAAATGGGCACACTAGATGTGATATCAGGATGCACCATGGCCATGCTCGTTTCGGTCTACAAGGGGGATGGGATTCTGTTGAGACGGAGGGAATATTTTTCCATGCCAGGATTCAGGCAATACGAGAAAACCTCAGGACACGTGCTAATACCGTGGTCCATCGGAAGCCCGGTTCACTATGGTGGATGGCACTGTTCGTGGTGTTTCAAACCAGAAGGAATTTATTACAAACTGGTTTCAGCGCAAAATGGTGACTTCCCTCGCTGGGGAGACTTTGTGGAGAAGCGAAAACTCAGCTACATCCGGGAGCTAATACGAACTGGTGGCTGGTTTGATGGCTCGACACCACACTACCCTCCAACAAACCCCAGTGAGCACATGTTTGCTCCCAAGTATTTGCTGGACAATTATGAAAAGTATGACTACTTGCTGGAGAATCCATATGCAAAAGGGTGA